The following DNA comes from Mycolicibacterium aromaticivorans JS19b1 = JCM 16368.
CGGGTGCGCGTTCTGCACCGCCCAGCCGTCGTCGACCCGACCGCGTCCGAACGTCCATCCCAGTACCCGGCCGTAGAACTCGCGGAAGGCCGCCGAGTCGCCTGCCTCGTAGGTGACGTAGGACAGCTCGCCGGGGCCCGCGCCGTTGAGCAGCGGTCGACGTTGACCCGGCTGCGGTCGATAGATCGCGAACGCGGCGCCCTGGTTGTCGTCGGCCTCCAGCAGAGTGCCGACCACCGATTCGCGCGACGCGCCCACCCGCCCGCCGGAGGCGATGATCGCGGCGCGCGCCTCATCCACGTCGTCCACCGCGTAGCAGCAGAACAGCGTGGTGCGCGCGGACGGCGAGAAGTCAATAGCCTCAATGGTATTGGTCACCCGACCGGATGGGTCGCACTCCCACCCCAGCACGTGGGAGTAGAAGGCGGCCGCGCGGGCGATGTCCGGGCTGTGCACCGACACGTAGCCGATGTCGCCGTGCCGGATCGGCTCGCGCACCGGTCCGCTGAGCATCCACCGATGGCCGAAGGGGTCGCGGATGGTGGCGGTGCGCGCGCCGTGTCCTTCGTAGGGTTCGCGTTGTACCTCGGCGCCCTGGGCCCTGGCGCGGGACAGGGCGGCGTCGGTGTCAGCGACGTCCACCATCAGGCTCACCGAATTGACGCCGCTCGCCGGCGCCTGCAGTCCGAGGTCGGCGAACTCGTCGGCCAGGTACAGAACGCCGCCGCTCATCGCCAATTCGGCATGGCCGATGCGTCCGTCGCCCATCACGATCGGATCGCCGATCAATTCCGCACCGAAGGCGTCGCGATACCAGTCGATCGCGGCACGGGCGTCGGCCACCGTCAGGTATGGCAGCGCGGCGGGGCGGGGGTTCCCGGGCTGGTTCGCCTGCTCGTTCAATTCGGCAACTGCTGCCGCGGTGCCGCTCATGGTGACTCCTCGGGTGTTCGCGGGTAAGGACAAGGCAGACTCCAGCCGCGCCCGCAACTCGGCCGCAAAAGACGGATCCGGTTGCACGGGAAGGTCTTCGGTGGTCAAGACGCGCAAGGGATCGGTCATGAGACACCTCCTTCCGGGT
Coding sequences within:
- a CDS encoding VOC family protein produces the protein MTDPLRVLTTEDLPVQPDPSFAAELRARLESALSLPANTRGVTMSGTAAAVAELNEQANQPGNPRPAALPYLTVADARAAIDWYRDAFGAELIGDPIVMGDGRIGHAELAMSGGVLYLADEFADLGLQAPASGVNSVSLMVDVADTDAALSRARAQGAEVQREPYEGHGARTATIRDPFGHRWMLSGPVREPIRHGDIGYVSVHSPDIARAAAFYSHVLGWECDPSGRVTNTIEAIDFSPSARTTLFCCYAVDDVDEARAAIIASGGRVGASRESVVGTLLEADDNQGAAFAIYRPQPGQRRPLLNGAGPGELSYVTYEAGDSAAFREFYGRVLGWTFGRGRVDDGWAVQNAHPMSGAAGGSHTPSTVPMWTVSDIDAAVDRVREAGGSVLTEPAPQPYGLMAECTDDQGGRFYLGEF